CAGAGCCAGCTCTCGGACTGGCCGCTGGAGTGGCGGGTGCCCACCTCGATGACGCGCGGGATGTGGTGGCGCTACCAGGACCTGTCCGGGGCGGACGTCGACGGCAAGCGGATGGTGGTCGTGATGCAGTACCAGGGCGTCGCGGTCGGCGCGGCGGTGAGTGACTCCACGGCGTACGCCTCCACGGCGGCGCGGATGTGCTGGGCGGGCACCACCGCCTCGCGGGTGACGATCGCGGTGCGCGCCTCGCTGTGGATGATCACCCCCACGCCGACCCCCACCGACGGCAGCGACCCCGGCGCGTACGACTCCCAGCTCGTGTACGCCGACCCCACGGTCGCCTCGGTGGGCGCGTGGCTGCCGACCTCTTACGGCCGCCTCGGGGTCACCGGCACGCCCGGTTGCGGCTGAGCGGCGCCTACCAGTCCGCGAGCGCGCGGCCGGCCGGAAGGCTGCCGGACCACGACGCGAAGGCCAGGTCGTACTGGTCGATGCGCAGCCCGTGCTCGAGCACGTTGCCCTCCGGGTGCACGGCGACGTCGGTGGTGCCGTAGATCGACAGCTCGCCGAGGTCGTGGTCGTCGCGCAGGCGCTCGGCGACGTCGGTGTCGCGCACCGGCACTCCGATCGTGTACGCCGAGGTGAGCGCGTTGCGGGCGAGCTCGGCCACCGGGCGGCCGTCGTCGTCGAGCAGCATGGTGGACGCCGCCCGCCAGGTGAAGGTGACGCGCACCTCCTCGTCGCGCACGTGGACGTCGGCCACCCGGACCCCGCGCAGGTGCACGTGCATCGCCGAGGAGAGCCGCATGGCCTCCGGGTCGGTGAGCGGACGGCGGCGCCGCTCGCGCAGACGGCGCAGCCGCAGCGCCGTCCAGGTGCCGGCCGTGAGCAGCAGGAGCCCCTGCACGACGAGGTCGTCGGTGCCCCACGCGGAGACCAGGAGCGGTGCGGCGGCCAGCGCCGCGAGGCAGGTGAGCACCCGGCGCCGCCGTGTGCTGCGACGTCGTGGGGGAGCGGAGCGCTGCTGGCGCACCCGGCACCTCGCCTCGTCGTCCGGGCCGGCACCGCACGTGCCGGTGCCTCCCCACGCTAGGCGGCGGGTCCGACGCCGGACAGACCCGCGACGCCGGTCGCAACCAGGTCGTGACCGCGACGCGACCCCGGACGCACGGGCTGGTCGGGCGTCACGCCCGGGCCGGTCAGGCGGCGCTGGGCTCGGGCTCCGGCGCGGCGGCCGGCAGTGCGTGCGGCAGGTGGCGGGTGAAGGGCAGCGAGGCCAGGGCCAGCAGGGCCGCGGCGAGCAGGCCCACCTTGAGCGCGGTCAGCTGGGCCGAGGCGTAGTCCTCGGTGAGGGCGTCGGCGGTGGCCGTGTCGAGACCAGCCTGCGTCGCGGCCGCGTGCACCTGCTCGAGGGAGAGGAAGTCCACGCCGGACTCGAGCCGGATCCCCACCTGGTGCGACACCTCGGCCGAGATGCGGGCGTCGTCCTGCACCGTGGTCACGAACGCGCTCGCGAGCCCGGACAGCACGATCGCGCCGATGAGCGCGACGCCGAACGACGAGCCGAGTTGCTGACCGGTGTACTGGAGGCCGCCAGCCTCCGAGCGCCCCGAGGCGTCGACGGAGGACTGCACCACGTTGCCGAGCTGGGACACCATCAGCCCCATCCCGACGCCGAGCAGCGCCATCGCGGTCGCGAACATCGCGTCCCACAGCTCGGGCTTCACCGTGGCCAGCAGCACGAGCACCGCCACGATGATCACCACGAGACCGGTCCGCACGATCGTGCGCACCGGGAAGCGGCCCGAGAGCCGGCTGCCCACCGCCGAGGCCACGAACATCGTGATCGAGATCGGCAGCATCTTGAGGCCGGTCTGCAGCGCGTCGAGCCCCAGCACGATCTGCAGGTAGAGCGGGACGACGAAGAACACGCCCATGAGGATCAGGTTCTGGGTGAACAGCCCGAGCAGGCCGGCGCGCAGCGGCGGGACGGCCACGAGGTCGAGGTGCACCAGCGGGTCCGTGCCCGCCGCCTCGCGGCGCCGCTGCCAGTGCACGAACGCCCACAGGAGGAACGCGCCCAGGGCGAGCACGAACGGCGTCAGCGCGAGCCCGAACGGCTCCACCGGGGAGTCCGCGGGCAGGAACCAGCCCCAGGTGCTCGACTGCAGGGTGCCCAGCACCAGCAGCCCCAGGCCGACGGCGGAGAGCACGGCGCCCACCGCGTCGAGGCGCGGAGCCGTGCCCTCGCGCAGCGCGTCGTGCACCTTCGGCGTCATCACGAGGATGAACGCGACGAGCACCACCTCACCCACGAACACGACCCGCCAGGTGAGCTCCGTGGTGGCCCAGCCGCCGAGGATCGGGCCGACGGCGATGCCCGCGCCGGCCACCCCGCCGATCACGGCGTAGGCGGCCTTCCGGGAGGGGCCCTCGTAGTTGCCCGCGATGAGCGCGGCCAGTGCCGGGAGCACGAGCGCCGCGCCGATGCCCTCGAGCACCGACCAGCCGAGCGCGAGCACGAGCACGCTCTGCGACGCCGCCGTGAGCGCCGAGCCGCAGCCGTAGATCACCAGACCGACCACGAACGCGCGGCGGCGCCCGATGATGTCGCCGACCTTCGCGCCGGTGAGCATGAGCATCGCCATCACCAGGCAGTACAGGGTGATGACGGCCTGGATCGTCGTCACGCTGGTGTCGAAGTCGGCGACCAGCTGGCTGATCGACACGTTCATCACCGACTGGTCGAGCACCATCACGAACTGCGCGGTGGCCAGCGCCACCATCGGCCACCAGCGCTGCACGTCGCCCTCCCGCGGTCCCGGTCGGCGCCGACGCTAGCGGGACGCCGGGCCCGGTGTCCGGCGCAGCGGTCCGCCGCGGAGGACGACGCCGGCCGGCCCGCTCACGGATGCAGCAGCGCGGCGCCGGCGATGGCGTGCTCCTGCCACCACAGCAGCTCGTCGTCGAGACCCCCGAACGCCTTCTCCCAGCCGAAGAGCACGAGGCCGCCGAGCAGGCTGAGCGCCAGCTGCTCGTCCCACCAGCCCTGGGTGGGGACGCCGTGCTCCTCCAGCGACGCGCGGTACGCCGCGATCGTGTCCTCCTTCGACTCGGGCAGCCGACGGCAGTTGATGGCGAGGTACCACGCGAGGTCGAACGTCGGGGCACCGCGGCCGGACGTCTCCCAGTCCAGGAGCACCGTGCGGCCCTCGGCGTCGATCCCGAGGTTGTCGAGCTTGAGGTTGCCGTGCACGAGGGTCTGCGGGGTGCCGGCCAGCGCGGTCACCAGCGGCGACGGGTCGCGGGCGAGCGGGCCCACCACCGCGGCGGCCCGGGGCGCGACCGTGGCCAGCAGGGGCCAGCCCTCGCCGACCAGGCGCGGCACGAGTGGGTCGCCGCCCCGAGCGGCCTCCGTCTCGGCCATCACCGGCGACAGCTCGAGGAACCGGGCCAGCGGGGTCACCACGTCGATCTCGGGGCCCGCGTCCCAGAAGGCCGCGTGCAGCGCCGCTGCGTGGTGGAGCAGCGTCCGGTGCACGTCGAGATCGATCGGCTCCTCGCCCACCTGCACGAGCGACGCGCCCACGTCGCGCATCAGCACGGCAGTGACCCGCCGGCCGGGCTCGACCTCGCCGACGGCCACGTCGACGACGGGCTGGTCGAGGCACCCGGGGAGCCGGTCGAGCAGCCAGCGCCACCAGAGCTCGCAGGTGGCTCCTCGCAGGACGCCGGACGCGCGCATCGTCCAGTCCCGCCCGAGGTCGAGGAACTTCAGCATGTGCGGGGCGCCGTCGACGATCACCCGCTCGAGCAGGGCGCCGGACTTGCCGGGTGCGTCCTCGATCACGCGACGGTCCGACGTGCGCGCGAGCAG
This genomic interval from Frankiales bacterium contains the following:
- a CDS encoding MFS transporter, yielding MQRWWPMVALATAQFVMVLDQSVMNVSISQLVADFDTSVTTIQAVITLYCLVMAMLMLTGAKVGDIIGRRRAFVVGLVIYGCGSALTAASQSVLVLALGWSVLEGIGAALVLPALAALIAGNYEGPSRKAAYAVIGGVAGAGIAVGPILGGWATTELTWRVVFVGEVVLVAFILVMTPKVHDALREGTAPRLDAVGAVLSAVGLGLLVLGTLQSSTWGWFLPADSPVEPFGLALTPFVLALGAFLLWAFVHWQRRREAAGTDPLVHLDLVAVPPLRAGLLGLFTQNLILMGVFFVVPLYLQIVLGLDALQTGLKMLPISITMFVASAVGSRLSGRFPVRTIVRTGLVVIIVAVLVLLATVKPELWDAMFATAMALLGVGMGLMVSQLGNVVQSSVDASGRSEAGGLQYTGQQLGSSFGVALIGAIVLSGLASAFVTTVQDDARISAEVSHQVGIRLESGVDFLSLEQVHAAATQAGLDTATADALTEDYASAQLTALKVGLLAAALLALASLPFTRHLPHALPAAAPEPEPSAA
- a CDS encoding phosphotransferase; this encodes MSGHHPPSPARGREVSRLDDLLARTSDRRVIEDAPGKSGALLERVIVDGAPHMLKFLDLGRDWTMRASGVLRGATCELWWRWLLDRLPGCLDQPVVDVAVGEVEPGRRVTAVLMRDVGASLVQVGEEPIDLDVHRTLLHHAAALHAAFWDAGPEIDVVTPLARFLELSPVMAETEAARGGDPLVPRLVGEGWPLLATVAPRAAAVVGPLARDPSPLVTALAGTPQTLVHGNLKLDNLGIDAEGRTVLLDWETSGRGAPTFDLAWYLAINCRRLPESKEDTIAAYRASLEEHGVPTQGWWDEQLALSLLGGLVLFGWEKAFGGLDDELLWWQEHAIAGAALLHP